The proteins below come from a single Gossypium raimondii isolate GPD5lz chromosome 2, ASM2569854v1, whole genome shotgun sequence genomic window:
- the LOC105789003 gene encoding protein CHUP1, chloroplastic, with amino-acid sequence MPREDDETELRHSVGVTGGLKKQLEAAVAANETLMKENQELKQEVGRLKAQISSLKAHDNERKSLLWKKLHSNPDDRNTGSSGFVDSENGYPKPSFHELAMRKDRQLEAPKPPPPSSRSHQKEVNENKAKTPALAPAPPPLPTKLLAGSRSVRRVPEVGELYRSLTRKDANMENKSNMTTTPLLAFTRNMIGEIENRSTYVSAIKSDVEKQKEFINFLISEVQSATFKDITDVEGFVKWLDGELSSLVDERAVLKHFPQWPERKADAMREAAFSYRDLKNLEAEVTSFKVNPKESFNSELKKMQALQDRLEQSVNNIERVRESSGKRYRELQIPWEWMLDTGFIGQMKFSSLKLAQEYMKRTAKELQSHECSQVNNLLLQGVRFAYRVHQFAGGFDADTIRAFEDLKKTSNISNPKQ; translated from the exons ATGCCACGCGAAGACGATGAAACGGAGCTCCGCCACTCGGTCGGCGTCACCGGGGGTCTCAAGAAACAATTGGAGGCTGCTGTGGCTGCAAATGAGACATTGATGAAGGAAAACCAGGAACTAAAACAAGAGGTGGGTCGTTTGAAAGCACAAATCAGTTCTCTTAAGGCACATGACAATGAGAGGAAATCATTGCTTTGGAAGAAGTTGCATAGTAACCCTGACGACCGCAATACGGGATCGTCGGGTTTTGTGGATTCAGAAAATGGATACCCGAAGCCGAGTTTTCACGAGTTGGCTATGAGGAAAGATAGGCAATTGGAAGCACCAaaaccaccaccaccatcatcAAGGTCTCATCAAAAGGAAGTGAATGAAAACAAAGCTAAAACCCCGGCACTGGCACCGGCACCACCACCATTGCCAACGAAGTTGTTAGCTGGTTCGAGATCGGTCCGGCGCGTACCCGAAGTCGGGGAGCTTTACCGTTCTTTAACGAGGAAAGATGCCAACATGGAAAACAAGAGCAACATGACAACAACCCCATTGCTTGCATTCACTAGGAACATGATTGGCGAAATCGAAAACCGATCAACATATGTTTCAGCT ATCAAATCCGACGTGGAGAAACAAAAGGAGTTCATAAATTTCTTAATCTCAGAGGTCCAATCTGCAACGTTCAAAGACATAACAGATGTGGAAGGATTTGTGAAATGGTTAGATGGAGAGCTATCATCCCTTGTTGATGAAAGGGCCGTTCTGAAGCATTTCCCACAGTGGCCGGAGAGAAAAGCCGACGCCATGAGAGAAGCTGCTTTTAGCTACAGAGACTTGAAGAACCTTGAAGCTGAAGTGACGTCGTTTAAGGTCAATCCCAAAGAGTCTTTTAATTCAGAGCTTAAAAAGATGCAAGCATTGCAAGACAG GTTGGAACAAAGTGTGAATAACATAGAAAGGGTAAGAGAAAGCAGTGGGAAAAGATACAGAGAATTGCAGATCCCATGGGAATGGATGTTGGATACAGGTTTTATTGGTCAG ATGAAATTCAGCTCATTGAAGCTAGCCCAAGAATACATGAAAAGGACAGCTAAAGAACTGCAATCCCATGAATGCTCTCAAGTTAACAATCTCTTGCTTCAAGGAGTTCGATTTGCATACAGAGTTCACCAG TTCGCAGGTGGGTTTGATGCAGACACCATTCGAGCATTCGAAGATTTAAAGAAGACCAGCAACATTAGTAACCCTAAACAATAG
- the LOC105789002 gene encoding protein NETWORKED 4B, protein MAKSSAQLTRSMKRIESRKSHSWWWDSHSSPKNSKWLAENLEEMDRRVKHMLKLIEEDGDSFAKKAEMYYQKRPELVSQVEGFYRMYRSLAERHDLLTAEWRKNILSDLQSQDSGISDVSSDLPSICTSPDQRPRRRKSHQLAAGGSSSDVRPKGDKPSSPTDSESESEDSSTNIHSVISGNEDDQEVSGHMVLLEIELHEAKEKLLMLEEENTDLLARIREHEERTKTANTALGLQNKIGALEKENEHEDSKMEALLEELRIAKEMLEGSEKEIATLKLEKKQLDDKIQDFQGQIDTAQREIMTWKTKLDTEKQKVSKLQERLAMAKNSLSDRDHEIHHLKKAVSDAEQKNFPKKANTNAEMSRSSEERLRGWESCGHSLGEEIRKTANEKRESEESLQSEIEVLKLEIAKRSDCIEVLHDNLEFVKSERDELKGYIISLKAKVNSREDRIVRMKKHLHHLHMEHVKVIAEAEGAHRLVDELLSKGKELEDEIEQQRTMILERDEEKREAIRQLCFSLEHYRYENRALRQAVIDHKRIPVLTT, encoded by the exons atggcAAAATCTTCG GCTCAGCTAACTAGAAGCATGAAGAGAATAGAATCCAGAAAGTCACATTCATGGTGGTGGGATAGCCACAGTAGCCCCAAGAACTCAAAGTGGCTTGCAGAAAATCTCGAGG AAATGGACCGTAGAGTCAAACATATGCTGAAGCTGATTGAAGAAGACGGGGACTCCTTTGCGAAAAAGGCCGAGATGTATTATCAGAAGAGGCCAGAACTTGTATCTCAGGTTGAGGGGTTCTACCGCATGTATCGTTCTTTGGCGGAGCGTCATGATCTTCTGACAGCAGAGTGGAGGAAGAATATTCTGTCGGACCTTCAATCTCAGGATTCCGGCATCTCCGACGTCAGCTCTGATCTTCCCTCTATTTGTACCTCCCCTGATCAAAGGCCAAGACGTCGTAAATCCCACCAACTAGCAGCTGGTGGGAGCAGTTCTGATGTGCGTCCGAAAGGAGATAAGCCATCTTCTCCAACAGATTCTGAATCGGAATCTGAGGATTCATCGACAAATATTCACTCGGTTATATCAGGGAATGAGGATGATCAAGAGGTGAGTGGGCATATGGTTTTATTGGAGATTGAGCTCCACGAAGCGAAAGAGAAGCTACTGATGCTAGAGGAAGAGAACACTGATCTTCTTGCTAGAATTAGAGAACACGAAGAGCGAACAAAAACAGCGAACACGGCATTAGGACTTCAAAACAAGATTGGTGCattggagaaagaaaatgaacatGAAGATAGCAAGATGGAGGCATTGTTGGAAGAGTTGAGAATTGCTAAAGAAATGCTAGAGGGTTCCGAGAAAGAAATCGCTACTTTGAAGCTTGAAAAGAAGCAGCTTGATGATAAAATTCAAGATTTTCAGGGTCAAATCGATACGGCTCAAAGGGAGATAATGACATGGAAAACGAAACTGGATACGGAGAAACAAAAGGTCTCCAAGCTGCAGGAAAGACTTGCTATGGCAAAGAATAGTTTATCAGACAGGGATCACGAGATTCATCATTTAAAGAAAGCCGTATCCGATGCAGAGCAGAAGAATTTTCCCAAAAAAGCTAATACCAATGCTGAAATGTCAAGATCGTCCGAAGAACGGCTGAGAGGATGGGAATCATGTGGCCACTCTTTGGGGGAGGAGATCCGAAAAACGGCGAATGAAAAAAGAGAATCAGAGGAGAGTCTTCAAAGTGAAATTGAAGTGTTGAAACTGGAGATTGCTAAGAGAAGTGATTGCATTGAAGTTTTACATGATAACCTTGAGTTTGTAAAATCAGAGAGAGATGAGCTTAAGGGTTATATCATTTCACTCAAGGCCAAGGTTAATTCGAGGGAAGATCGGATTGTTCGAATGAAGAAGCATCTACACCACTTACATATGGAACATGTGAAGGTAATTGCTGAAGCCGAAGGAGCACACAGATTGGTGGATGAGTTGCTATCGAAAGGCAAGGAACTTGAGGATGAAATTGAGCAGCAAAGAACCATGATACTCGAGCGAGATGAAGAGAAACGAGAAGCTATAAGGCAGCTTTGCTTCTCCCTCGAGCATTACAGGTACGAGAATCGTGCGCTTCGGCAAGCAGTTATCGATCACAAGAGAATTCCGGTTTTgacaacataa